One genomic segment of Chitinophaga sancti includes these proteins:
- the rpsM gene encoding 30S ribosomal protein S13 — protein MARIAGIDLPKNKRGEIGLTYIYGIGRSTAQYILEKSGIDFNKKVKDWNDDEQTTIRNIINGEFKVEGQLRSEVQMNIKRLLDIACYRGLRHRKGLPLRGQRTRTNSRTRKGKRKTVAGKKKAPKK, from the coding sequence ATGGCACGTATAGCCGGTATCGATCTACCTAAGAATAAAAGAGGAGAAATTGGTCTGACCTATATCTATGGTATTGGCCGTTCTACCGCTCAGTACATTCTGGAAAAGTCAGGAATTGACTTTAACAAGAAAGTAAAAGACTGGAACGATGATGAGCAGACAACTATCCGTAACATCATCAATGGTGAGTTTAAGGTAGAAGGTCAGCTGCGTTCTGAAGTACAAATGAATATTAAGCGTCTGCTGGATATCGCTTGTTACCGTGGTCTTCGCCACAGAAAGGGCTTACCGCTCAGAGGCCAGCGTACTCGTACTAACAGCCGTACCCGTAAAGGTAAACGTAAGACGGTTGCAGGTAAGAAAAAAGCGCCTAAGAAATAA
- the rpsK gene encoding 30S ribosomal protein S11, with protein sequence MAKAQNTKAAASKKRVVKVDNYGDVHISASFNNIIISITNKQGQVISWSTAGKMGFKGSKKNTPYAAQLAASDAAKVALDAGLKRADVFVKGPGAGRESAIRAIANSGIEVTMIKDVTPLPHNGCRPPKKRRV encoded by the coding sequence ATGGCAAAAGCACAAAATACAAAAGCTGCAGCTAGCAAGAAAAGGGTAGTTAAAGTAGATAACTACGGTGATGTTCACATTTCTGCTAGTTTCAACAACATTATCATCAGCATTACCAACAAGCAAGGACAGGTAATCTCCTGGTCTACTGCTGGTAAAATGGGCTTCAAGGGTTCTAAGAAGAACACTCCATATGCTGCCCAGCTGGCTGCTTCCGATGCTGCTAAAGTAGCACTGGATGCTGGTCTGAAAAGAGCAGATGTTTTTGTAAAAGGTCCAGGAGCAGGACGTGAGAGCGCAATCCGTGCAATCGCTAACTCCGGTATCGAAGTGACTATGATCAAGGATGTGACTCCGCTGCCACACAATGGTTGCCGTCCTCCTAAGAAGAGAAGAGTATAG
- the rpmJ gene encoding 50S ribosomal protein L36, which yields MKVRASIKKRSADCKIVRRKGKLLVINKKNPRFKQRQG from the coding sequence ATGAAGGTAAGAGCTTCCATAAAAAAAAGAAGTGCAGATTGTAAGATCGTGCGCAGGAAGGGTAAATTGTTGGTGATCAACAAGAAGAATCCTCGTTTTAAACAACGTCAGGGTTAA
- the rpsD gene encoding 30S ribosomal protein S4 has translation MARYTGPKTKISRIFGEPILGNGKYLGKNSNPPGQHGATRKRKQLGEYALQLREKQKAKYTYGVLERQFANLFVEANRRKGVTGEVLIKLLEARLDNAVFRMGIAPSRPAARQLVSHKHITVNGQVMNIPSYQLQPGDIIGLKESAATNTAITSNIRGKNPKFSWLDWNEKELKGTFIAYPEREAVPENIKEQLIVELYSK, from the coding sequence ATGGCAAGGTACACAGGACCAAAGACCAAGATCTCCAGAATTTTTGGAGAGCCGATTTTAGGTAACGGTAAGTATTTAGGAAAGAACAGTAACCCTCCGGGTCAGCATGGTGCAACCCGTAAGCGTAAACAGCTGGGTGAATACGCACTGCAGCTGCGTGAAAAACAGAAAGCTAAATACACTTATGGTGTATTAGAGCGTCAGTTCGCTAACCTGTTCGTTGAGGCAAACCGTCGTAAAGGCGTTACCGGTGAAGTATTGATCAAATTACTGGAAGCTCGTCTGGATAATGCAGTATTCCGTATGGGTATTGCTCCTTCCCGTCCTGCTGCACGTCAGCTGGTGTCTCACAAGCACATCACTGTAAACGGTCAGGTAATGAACATCCCTTCTTATCAACTGCAACCAGGTGATATCATCGGACTGAAAGAATCTGCTGCAACTAACACCGCAATCACCAGCAACATTCGTGGTAAAAACCCTAAGTTTAGCTGGTTGGATTGGAACGAGAAAGAACTGAAAGGTACTTTCATCGCCTATCCTGAAAGGGAAGCAGTTCCTGAGAATATCAAGGAACAGCTGATCGTAGAATTGTACTCTAAATAA
- the infA gene encoding translation initiation factor IF-1, translating to MAKQALIKQDGIILEALSNAMFRVKLENGHEILATISGKMRMHYIRILPGDKVGVEMSPYDLSRGRIIFRYK from the coding sequence CAAAACAGGCACTCATTAAACAGGATGGAATAATACTAGAAGCCTTGTCTAACGCTATGTTCCGGGTGAAATTGGAAAATGGGCATGAGATTTTGGCCACCATTTCTGGCAAAATGAGAATGCACTATATCCGCATCCTTCCTGGAGATAAGGTAGGGGTCGAGATGAGCCCATATGATTTGAGCAGAGGAAGGATCATATTCAGATATAAATAA
- a CDS encoding DNA-directed RNA polymerase subunit alpha, translating to MAILNFQKPDKIVLQKSTDFEAQFEFRPLEPGYGVTVGNALRRVLLSSLEGYAIVGIKIEGADHEFATLKGITEDVTEIILNLKQVRFKRIVENEVSNEKIQISIKGKTEFRADMIEKATSAFQIMNPELLICTLDPSSKLDIELTIGKGRGYVPAEENKPKDAVFGYIAIDSIFTPIKNVKYSIENTRVEQKTDYEKLIMEVITDGTIHPEEAVKQASRILIQHLMIITDENISFDTKDTEKEDVVDEQTLQLRKILKTPLEDLDLSVRAFNCLKAAKINSLSELVQYEQEELMKFRNFGQKSLSEIEQVLNERGLHFGMDLSKLKLDEE from the coding sequence ATGGCAATTCTGAATTTCCAAAAGCCTGATAAGATCGTTTTGCAAAAGTCAACAGACTTTGAAGCTCAATTCGAATTCCGGCCGTTAGAACCGGGTTATGGGGTGACTGTAGGTAACGCGCTTCGTCGTGTCCTGTTGTCATCACTGGAGGGTTATGCCATTGTGGGAATAAAGATAGAAGGAGCAGACCACGAGTTTGCAACTTTAAAAGGAATTACCGAAGACGTAACTGAGATCATCCTGAACCTGAAACAGGTTCGTTTCAAAAGGATCGTAGAGAATGAAGTGAGCAACGAAAAGATCCAGATCTCTATCAAAGGTAAGACCGAGTTCCGTGCTGATATGATCGAGAAAGCTACCAGTGCTTTCCAGATTATGAATCCTGAGTTACTCATCTGCACACTCGATCCATCCTCAAAGCTGGATATCGAACTGACTATCGGTAAAGGCCGTGGTTATGTGCCTGCTGAGGAAAACAAACCAAAGGATGCAGTATTCGGCTACATCGCCATCGACTCTATCTTTACACCTATTAAGAATGTAAAGTATAGCATTGAAAATACCCGTGTGGAGCAGAAGACTGACTACGAGAAACTGATCATGGAAGTGATCACTGATGGTACCATCCACCCGGAAGAAGCTGTTAAACAAGCTTCCCGCATCCTGATCCAGCACCTGATGATCATCACTGATGAAAATATCAGCTTTGATACGAAGGATACTGAGAAAGAAGATGTGGTTGATGAACAAACACTGCAACTGCGTAAGATCCTGAAGACACCACTGGAAGATCTGGATCTGAGCGTACGTGCTTTCAACTGTCTGAAAGCTGCTAAGATCAACTCCCTGAGCGAACTGGTACAGTACGAACAGGAAGAGCTGATGAAGTTCAGAAACTTTGGTCAGAAATCCCTGAGCGAAATCGAGCAGGTACTGAACGAAAGAGGTCTGCATTTCGGTATGGATCTTTCCAAACTGAAACTGGACGAAGAATAG